Within Chloroflexota bacterium, the genomic segment TGTTACGCTGACTTGTGCCACCAGGCACTAGTTAAGCGAGAAGGCATAGGAAGTCACCTGGTACAGATACGTTTTCTTGAGTAAGCCCTGGACTTCCTGTTTTCCCACACCTATGTCTTTATGCAGATGATCGGTGAAGATGTGAAGAAATACCTCAAGAGTAGTCTCGGAACTAATACCACAATGATTACAGCAGTAGATCGGCATCATTCTCCTTATCAAGCTTCATTAGCGTACTACACGCTCTTGTTTATTTCCCGTATTCCCCTTTTCTGCCATTCTTCCAGTTCTATGATATGACCGCTGTGACTGCTTAGGAAGTGTTTGCGTTCTAGAACAGAGTTCTACCCCGTGCGCTCAGTCGTGACCAACGAACAACTCCGCCACTCCCCCAAAAGCAAAAAACTGCTCGCTTCAGCCTCAGGACTATGCCAATTGACCTGTGCACTAAGCAGATGCTAGCATTGCCTTTACCTTGTTGAAGGAGGATGTCATGGAATATAAAACCCTGCAATTCGAGTGTCGCGATCATATCGGTTGGCTCACTCTCAATCGACCCCAGCGTCTCAATGCACTGTCAATCGAAATGGTCCAGGAACTGAGGCACTTCTTTGGCAGTCTGGATGAGCACCTGGAGGCCCGTGTGGTTGTGGTGCGGGGTGCAGGACGGGCCTTTTGCGCCGGGTTCGACGTCAAGGAACTGGCCGAGAGCACGGGCAAAGGGGCCCAGGATGGGAAAGGGCCTCCTGGCCTGGCCACCCATGGCCACATTCTGCAAAGATCCGTCAGTGAAATAGTCATTCAGATGCGCCGTGCGCCCCAGCCGCTCATAGGCGCAATCCGCGGCCCAGCCGCTGGAGGCGGCTTCAGCCTCACCATGGCCTGCGACATCCGCTTAGCCGGCCAATCAGCCCGCTTCAACGCCAATAACATCCGCATTGGATACTCCGGTGGTGACCTGGGCTCCACATATTTCCTGCCTCGCCTCATTGGCCTGTCGCGAGCGGCCGAATATCTCTATACCGGCCGCATGATGGATGCTGCCACTGCCGAGCGAATAGGCTTCGTATCCCGAGTGGTGGCCGACGAACAACTGGACCAGACCGCCGAGGAACTGGCCAGGGAGATGCTCAATGCCACTCCCTTCGCTCTAAGACTGACAAAGGAATTACTTAACATCAATATCGATGCTTCAAGCCTGGCCGCAGCCACAGAGTTGGAAGGTCGCAGCAATCTGCTCTGCGGTTTTACCGAGGATGCTCAGGAGGCAACAAAGGCCGTCTTTTTTGAAAAGCGCCCGCCCATCTACCGTGACGCCTAGCGCCTGAGCGCATCTCTAGGAGAGTCAAGGGAAAACTGGCGTCAGTCTCAACATGGGCAGAGTCCGCCGTTATTCTTCTTTAGAACCTGCTTTGTGCACCGGAAAGCCTTTAACAAAATCCACCAGTTCTCCCTGCTCAAATCCAAGTGACAGAAGCATCTTCTTGAGGCGCTCGTCACTCTGTCGAACCATGAGCCGCGCTTTGATTCCCCTTTTGTGGCACGCTTCGGTGAAGGACTTCGCCAGCATCTTGCCTATACCCTTCCCCTGATAACCCGGATCGACGCCGATGATATTAATCCACCCGCTCAGGGGCAGCGAATATTCAGCTCCCATGACAACACCTAATATGAAGCCGACCACCCGGCCCTCTACCTCAGCCACAAAGGACAGAGGAGGATAGTAGGTCTTAAAGTGACTGCTGACTTTTTGTGGCCAGCTAGACATCCTGTCCTTACCGGTGATCTTCTTGTCTATCTCGATCATAGCCGCCATATCTATATCTGTCATCTCGCGAATCCTTAATCCCTGAATCGGCTCCATTTGTCACTCTCCAATTAACTTTGTCAATATCATATCATACAAGAGCCTTCTTGGGGGATAGTTGCTTTCCGGGCGATCCTGGTGACGGCATCGGTTGAAGATGATCTGATCAAGTATTGGAAATGGGAAGCGCCTGATGAAAGCAGTCATTGAGGTTGAACACCTCAGGAAGACCTACGGGCCAATTATTGCGGTAGATGATATCTCATTCAATGTGATTGAAGGGGAAATCTTCGGTCTCCTCGGCCCAAACGGCGCAGGGAAGACCACAACTGTGGAATGCCTCCAGGGTATGCGGCGGGCCGACGCAGGCCACCTCCGGGTGCTCGGGCTTGATTCACAGTCAGAAGCACAAGCCCTGCGGCAGCGGATCGGCTCTCAACTCCAGGAGTCAGCACTCCCTGACCGTATAAAAGTCTGGGAGGCGCTTGACCTTTTTGCCTCCTTCACCCCTGGCAGATCAACATGGCCCACTCTCATGGAACAATGGGGACTGGCGGATAAACGCAACGCCTCATTCTCCAGCCTGTCTGGAGGTCAGCGCCAGCGACTTTTTATTGCCCTTGCCCTGGTGAATAATCCCGAGGTTGTGTTCCTCGACGAGATGACTGCCGGACTGGACCCAGCCGCCCGCCGGGTAGCCTGGGACCTTATTCGCGCCATCCGTGATCGGGGTACCACTGTTGTCCTGGTCACCCACTTCATGGATGAGGCAGAACGGCTCTGCGACCGATTGGCGGTTGTAGATCACGGGCGGATCGCTGCCCTCGATACACCCCAGGGACTTATCGCCACCTACGCCAGCCAGGTACGAGTCATATTCAGTACCGACCATGCCGATCTATCCTGGCTGGAGCAGATACCCCAGGTACGTAAAGTGACCCGACATGGACCACGGGTTGAAGTCGAAGGCAGTGGCCCGGTACTGGCCCTGGTGGCCACTTCGCTCGTTGAACATGGCATCGTACCAACCGACCTCCGGATCGAACAGCCCACGCTGGAGGATGTATTCCTGAATATTACGGGGCAAGCCATCAAAAGCTGAGGCAAACCTGTGCGCATGCTGTTGAGACTAACCTGGGTGGAGATCAAGCTTTTCGTGCGTGAACCCATCACTATGGTCTTCACCTTCATCCTCCCACTCGTCTTTCTCTTCGTTTTGGGCGGAATTTTCACAAACACTCCGGATTTAGAGGGTACCGCATGGCGAGGCGTCAGACCCATGGACTTCTACACGCCGGCCTACATTGGTCTGGTCATCGCCTCCATCGGTGTTATTGGACTGCCGGTGCATCTCACCGGCTACCGTGAGCGGGGAGTGCTGCGCCGGCTCCGCGCTTCCCCCATCCCCCTCTGGAGCATCTTCGGCTCCCAGATGATCGTCAGCTTTATGATCGCCATACTTGGCGGTGTCCTTCTCACCATTGTGGCATTGCTCGTTTATGATGTCAGACTTCCAGAGTCACCTGCTCTTGTTATCGCGGCTTTCGTCCCCAGTATCCTGATGTTTTCCGCTCTGGGTATCCTGCTGGGGGCTATACTGCCAACCACACGGGCAGCACAAGGGCTGGGCCTGATTCTGTTCATTGTGATGATGCTTCTTTC encodes:
- a CDS encoding ABC transporter permease; its protein translation is MLLRLTWVEIKLFVREPITMVFTFILPLVFLFVLGGIFTNTPDLEGTAWRGVRPMDFYTPAYIGLVIASIGVIGLPVHLTGYRERGVLRRLRASPIPLWSIFGSQMIVSFMIAILGGVLLTIVALLVYDVRLPESPALVIAAFVPSILMFSALGILLGAILPTTRAAQGLGLILFIVMMLLSGCGPPPEMMTKAMQWVGDATPLRYVVGLLQDPWLGFGWNMPYFLIVTGIMVVASLLSVRFFRWE
- a CDS encoding ABC transporter ATP-binding protein; this translates as MKAVIEVEHLRKTYGPIIAVDDISFNVIEGEIFGLLGPNGAGKTTTVECLQGMRRADAGHLRVLGLDSQSEAQALRQRIGSQLQESALPDRIKVWEALDLFASFTPGRSTWPTLMEQWGLADKRNASFSSLSGGQRQRLFIALALVNNPEVVFLDEMTAGLDPAARRVAWDLIRAIRDRGTTVVLVTHFMDEAERLCDRLAVVDHGRIAALDTPQGLIATYASQVRVIFSTDHADLSWLEQIPQVRKVTRHGPRVEVEGSGPVLALVATSLVEHGIVPTDLRIEQPTLEDVFLNITGQAIKS
- a CDS encoding N-acetyltransferase — its product is MEPIQGLRIREMTDIDMAAMIEIDKKITGKDRMSSWPQKVSSHFKTYYPPLSFVAEVEGRVVGFILGVVMGAEYSLPLSGWINIIGVDPGYQGKGIGKMLAKSFTEACHKRGIKARLMVRQSDERLKKMLLSLGFEQGELVDFVKGFPVHKAGSKEE
- a CDS encoding enoyl-CoA hydratase-related protein; amino-acid sequence: MEYKTLQFECRDHIGWLTLNRPQRLNALSIEMVQELRHFFGSLDEHLEARVVVVRGAGRAFCAGFDVKELAESTGKGAQDGKGPPGLATHGHILQRSVSEIVIQMRRAPQPLIGAIRGPAAGGGFSLTMACDIRLAGQSARFNANNIRIGYSGGDLGSTYFLPRLIGLSRAAEYLYTGRMMDAATAERIGFVSRVVADEQLDQTAEELAREMLNATPFALRLTKELLNINIDASSLAAATELEGRSNLLCGFTEDAQEATKAVFFEKRPPIYRDA